In Mus pahari chromosome 23, PAHARI_EIJ_v1.1, whole genome shotgun sequence, the DNA window ATAGCCATggctgctgtcttagtcagggtttctattcctgcacaaacatcatgaccaagaatcaagttgggggggaaagggtttattcagcttacacttccacattgctgttcagtaccaaggaagtcaggactggaactcaagcaaggtcaggaagcaggagctgatgcagaggccatggagggatgttacttactggcttgcttcccctggcttgctcagcttgttctcttatagaacccaagactaccagcccagggatggcaccacccacaaggggccctccccccttgatcactaattgagaaaatgccttacagctggatctcatggaggcacttcctcaaNNNNNNNNNNNNNNNNNNNNNNNNNNNNNNNNNNNNNNNNNNNNNNNNNNNNNNNNNNNNNNNNNNNNNNNNNNNNNNNNNNNNNNNNNNNNNNNNNNNNNNNNNNNNNNNNNNNNNNNNNNNNNNNNNNNNNNNNNNNNNNNNNNNNNNNNNNNNNNNNNNNNNNNNNNNNNNNNNNNNNNNNNNNNNNNNNNNNNNNNNNNNNNNNNNNNNNNNNNNNNNNNNNNNNNNNNNNNNNNNNNNNNNNNNNgcacagtcacaatcaaaagcaaaatcaaactctaaccatccaatgtctgggatccactcatgatcttctgggcttctccaagggCCTGGGTCACTCCTACAGCTCTGccttttgtagcacacaccttgtcttctaggctccagctgcctgtactccactgctgctgctgttcttggtggccatctcatggtactggcatctccaaaacactgcaactagacttcaccaatagcttctcataggctctcttcatggtgtcaagcctcaactcctttgcatgaccccttcagtcctgggccatcaattgcaactgaggctgcaccttcaccaaaggccttccatggcctctcacagtgcagagcctcagctgctctgcgtGACTCcgtcatgccttcaaaaccagtaccacctgggtaactcttagatattactaagtccagccacagcacagggtacaaccttggctatctctggaacacagcctctgtgctctcagaaaatacttcccagaagatgtcatctCAATGATGCCGGTCTcctcttaatcaccgctaatttcttagctccagctaaccagcatcaatagtcccagtaatacaaaggtctCACTTTACTAggtctggtatcttgttaatcatagctgattcttcagcccagctaaccagaaccacagaatcttcacaatcaaaatagcaatggtccTGATAAGAGTCtgtaatcttccctctgaaatttcacaaggcagccctccatcttctgcactgttctcaacattatcttccaagctcctacacaacatcccacagagttcttaacaccgaatggatcttctggcccaaagttccaaagtcctttcatagtcctccccaaaacatggtcaggttgtcacaggaatgcCCCACAATGCTTGTACTAATttgtcttcgtcagggtttctattcccacaaacatcatgaccaggatgcaagttggggaggaaggggtttattcagtttacacttccacactgctgttcatcaccaaaggtagtcaggactgggactcaagcaggtcaggaagcaggagctgatgcagaggccatggaggggcactacttactggcttgcttcccctggcttgctcagcttgctttcttatagaacttaggactaccagcccagggatggccccacccacaaggggccctccccaccttgatctcatggaggcatttcctcacctgaagctcctttctgtgataactccagcctgtgtcaagttgacacacaaaaccagccagtacatctgCCTTGGAATTAtgtatgtagtccaagctggctggcttagaactcatggAGATagactgcctcctgagtgctgagattaaaagcatgtccAAACCCCTCTGTGTACCAACTTCTGAAAGTCGAGGCTCCTCTACCTGGCTTTTAGCTATGCCCATGGCCAGCACCTGGCAGGACGTCCCAAACTGCACTTCTTCTGTACAGTCCCCATGCTGATTCCCTCTGCTATCTGTGCTGTCTGTGGGGCGAAGCCCTCAGGACTGTGTGCAGTGCAGGTGCTTTGCTCCTGTCAGGTTCTGACAGTCTCACTGTCCACACAGCCCAGAGCTCAGAGAGGAGCCCCTCCCTCTGACAGACACGATGGGTGCTCATCTCTGTGCTCTGAGTGCACACAGGTGGCATGGTTGTGCTTTTTTAACATGCTTCCCATCTCTGTGAGGAGCAGCCATATGGCAGCTCATCCCTGCCTGGTTAGAGTGCTAATGTTTATCTCTCACTGGGGCCCGCAGAACAGAAAACTCACTGAGAGTCCACCAAGATGAAATCCCTGCCAACCACACCCTGAGACCCTCCACATCCAGGGACAGTGGCATCTCTGGAACGGAGAGGCCCCAACATGTCTTCTCACAGCCTTcttgtctcctctctgtcttacCCCCAGGATTGTGAATTCCCAGCTCCCGCCTTCCCTCACTGCCAAGGTCCTGCTTCATCAGACTGTACCTGCAGACCAGGTACAGTATGGCCTGCAGCCCGGTGGGAGGCCAAGCAGACACCTGTCATCCAGCACATGGGGCAGGCTCCACGTGGCAGGCAGGGAGACTGCTGGCCATGGCGCTGTAGCTTCCCATGCCAGCCccgggaagctgaggcaggatgattgtCAGTGCAGAGCCACCCCAGGCTACCTGCCatgactctatctcaaaaaaatggataaaggagaaaggaagagagaggggggaagggagggagggagagagggagggagggaagaaaaggaagaagggaaggaaaggaaagaaggaaggaaggaagaaagggagggcgggcgggcaggcgggcCCAGGGAAATATTGAGTTCATGTGCAGTCAGTGTGTTTGTATGAAGAGCATACACAACCGTTGAGAATGAAGTTGCCCGCAGGCAGGTGGCATAGTGGAgcaggccttcaatcccagcaggactccgaaggcagaggcaggcgggtctttGTGggtttggtctacagagcaagtcccaggacagccagagatagtGGGACCCTGTTTTGGGAAGGGATGCAGTGTCCCAGACAGCAGCAGCATAGGTGCCACAGTTGTCGCCACGGTCGCCAtcttgcctgcctgtctctctttccctccctccttccctctctctttcttgctcttcattattttgtttatttggattttggagatgggggtggggtggggggtgccccactgggtagcctggtctacacagagggTTGAATTGCTGATTCCTCTGTGGCATCCATCTCCCTGATGCTGGGATCCTAGGCTGAACCTCAGGCTTGGCTTGCTTGTGGGTTTGTGTTTCAAACGTCCACTGACCTCTCTCCTGCCCAGagagtgagctgccatgtagagcCTGGGAGGGCGCTGGCTCCCTGTAGGCGGTGGGTCTGCAGGGCCGCCTCTGTGGATGTGGTCGGCAGTTTGGAACTTTAAGGACGCTCTTGTCTGTTTCCGATGACTCAGCTTCTGGGAATCCACACTGAGGGAGGACAGGGCTCCCATCCTACTGGTAAAGGGGAAAACGTGGGACGTGGCTGCCTGAGGATGCTATGGACTCTGGGTGCTGATACTGCCGCCAGCTGTCCAGTGCAAAGCACCGAGCTGTGGTTGGGACATAGGCTCGTGGCCCCTGGAGTGGGAACGCTTTCTCACCTGTGCAGGGGAACTACTGGTTTCTAGTCTGTGGCTGAGGGTCATTTGGTTTGCATGAGCTGCCGCAGACTTCCTCAGAGAATTTTAGTCTTAGCCAGAGATTTTACAATGAGTGCAATTGCTTATACtgttttaaattgaaattgaATTTCACTAATTTTCTCAAAGTAGTAAAAGATACTTACTTAAAGGGGAAGTtcccaagtttgtttgttttattcactgTTGCGGGCACTGGAGCCCAGGACCACTTGAACTTTGCCACTGGGCTGTGTTCCCAGACTCTATGTGGCTGTGCGCTAGGCTGGTTCCCCTCGTGTTGGTCTCTCGTGGGAGACACTTATTAATTCTGAGCTGCTGCTGAGAAGCCTGAGCAGACCCAGTTCATGCCTCCTCCCAGCCTCTCAGGAGCGAGTGACCCTGCTCCATCTGCTGGGCTCTCGGGCCAGGGTCATTCCAGCTCCCTGGGCTTGGCTGCGTCCTGAGAGCAGATGGTGCCATGAATTCTTGATGGTTGTCAAGAGAAGGAGTGTGGCGTCTGGTGCCAACCTGTGTATATGCTTGTTTTAGAGGCtgcctggagcaggagctgccCCACAGGAAACAGGTGCGTGCTGTGGTGGACAGGGGTGTGCTGCCTTCATGCTGGGTGGGTTTCCTCCACAGCAGAGAGCGGGGTCTAGGACAGCTGCTATAGCAAGCACCCTGGGTTTTAAGGACATGCTTCTGGGCATGCCCCCTGTGACTCCATCCTGTGACACTGCTTACTCCATGTCCAGCCTATAgcgatggagagagaggaagaaagctgGTGTCCGCCATCTCTTCAGGATGAAGTGGCATCCCAAGGGGCTCTGGCCTAATTCTAAAGCCTCATTTGGCCAAGTCCTTAGCAAGCTGGAAACCTTTTCTTGGGATTCATTGTCTGatgtctcccttctcctcactGTACTGCATCTGCACCGCAGCTCTGGGCTGTGGGCTGCTGCCTGCTTCAGGTGTGGCATAAGTGAAACTCGTGCGCGCCAGGGGCCAGCCTCATCCCCCATGTCTGCCCATGCTGTTTCTCTCTGCAGGAGCGACGTTGCCCCCCAATGTGCAGATCACCTCTGTTTTTCTGAGTGAGGAGGAAGTTGCCAGCCTCCACGAGTTCCCAGTAGAGCATGAAGCTCGGTAGGTTTGGTGTTCCCAGGGGCTTCTCACAGCATGCCGTCCTCCCTTGTCTCCTCCGCTGTCTTGTTGATCAGCGGTGTCCTGGCATCAGGGCTTACAGCAAGCTTAGTGTGAGACCCAGTGTGGAACCAGACTCTCTGGAGACCCTCGCGGCGTGGGTGACTTACTGTGTGGCCTTGGCCACTTCTGGTGGACGATCCTGGCCTCACTGTGACCAGCCCTAGGACCATCTGTTGTCTCTTTACTTACCCCGTCTAACTGCCACAGTATCTTGAGCTGTCTGGGCATAGACGTATACTTGTCATCGATGCCTGTGCCTTCCAGAGGGTCAGAGCCCCTGTGGAGGCCTTTGTCCCACAGGCTGCTGCTGACATGATATCTCTTTTGTGTGCCAGACTCCAGGGAAGTTCATCTCTGTACCCTCCCCTGGATCAAAGCAGCCCCACCCAGGCAGAAGATGCCTGGGCATCAGCCACCATCCCGGAGCCCACGCCGCACGATGGAGCCACCGTTCCGGAGCCCACACCGCACGATGGAGCATGGCCGAGTGGCAGCCGGGCAGGTGGACGCTTGCCCAGGCTTGAGCAGGAGTGTGCTGGGCCCACAGGACTGTGCACCACTGCCTGTGGCCAGGGCTCCGGCCTCAGCAGCAGGCTGCAGAAGGAGCTGTGTCTCTCCCGGGAGGAACTGGACTCGGCTGAGATGCACGTTTCTGAGGCTCAGGAAGCCTTCCCACCTGTGCCTGCCCTGGGTGATCTGGAGACGATCCACACCAGCCGCAATGCCCCCACCCTGCCTGAAGACACAGCCATTTGCAGCTGCCTGGATCCTTCCCCTCTTGATAAGCTCCCTGAGAGTGGAAGGCTGGAACAGCTTGCAGACCTGCCCCTCGCCAATGGCCAAACCCGGGTTCCTGGCACAGACCCTCTCCCCAGCAGCAGTCCTGTGGCCTTTCCTCCCCAGCATCCTGTGGGTGTAGAGCCCAGTGTGGAGCTGTACGGGAATGGAGCCCAGGAGAACCACTCAGCCCTGGCACACAGTTCCCGCACAGCTGACTCTCAAGACCTCAGCCCCTCTGCAGACAGAATTCTCTTCAAGTCATCCCCATCTGGGTGCCACCCAGGGCTCGTACCCATGAACCTCTACACCCATAGTGTGAACGGACTGGTGCTGTCCCTGCTGGCTGAAGAGACTCTTCTCAGCGACACTGCAGCCATCGAGGAGGTGGTAAGTGTCCCCTGGCTCCTCTGTACCTTCACTTTCCCCTAGGAACGTGGACCAGCTAGTACCCACTTCTGTGAGATGTTGTAGGGTAAGCCGCACGTGCGTCCTATCATTGTAGTACACATGGATGGCATCGCTGTAACACACGTGCACCACATCATAGTAGCACATGTGTGTCACATTGCACTAGCCACACATGCGTGACATCACTGTAGCACACATGAATGGCATCACTGTAGCACACGTGCGTCACATCGCAGTAGCAGAGGCTGACAGGCTCTGGGcttttcctttcctgcttcctgtaGTCTGATGGAGCATAGCCGTTGGAGAAGGCAGAACTGGTGTGAGGGACCTGCATGCAGCTCTCCCTTTTCAGTGGCCTGAGGCAGCGGGTGAGGCCATGCAGGCAAGGCCAAGCTGCCCTACTCCAGCTGAGGCAGCATATggcagcctggggtgggggtccCCAGGAACGCTGAGCTTCCTCAGACCCAGCCTCACATGGCGACTTGGTGCTTCTTCCCAGAGTATGTTTGAAATCCAAACTGGCCCTGGAGGGCTCTGTAGCTGGTCTTtcctactttgtgggttcttttttcccACCCCTTCCCTCAACCCCTAGCCCTGGTTTCACTGCCTCATACTggataggagagaaacaaggagagagtggggagagagacagagacagagacagagggagagagagagagagagagagagagagagagagagagactcctgaatctaatttctttctttgaccACGGCTACCAGCAAATGACAACCCATCTTCCTAACTAAATGAccaccacccaccctcccaccctgccTCTCAGGGCCTTCATATTTATGGACTCCTTGAAAAGTCCCAGAATTCCGAAAGTCACACAGTCTCGGCAATTATCAGCTGCTGACAAAAGCATGCTTCTGCTACAGCGCGAGGCAAGTCACCGTTAGCTGCTGCGGAccgtctgaagcagccccacacccCGCACCTGggcacattcttataatatttctgtgtttttgttttgttttgtttttcaacccaaaattccagaattctcaaaaatgtcTCTACAGGGCTTCTTTTGAATAGCTACTGAGCTCTAGGGTCTGGGCCCAAGCCAGCGATAGAGTTGCCATGGTGACAGCCTCACTGTGGTTGGCCGGGAGAACAGTTGCTGCAGGGCAAGTGGCATTGTCGGCTCcacttgttttcttcttaaaccCATGTCATTCCGAGGCAGTCTCATCAGCATGCAGGCCGCGTGGCCCTTCAATGAGGAGCCAGTCACCTTGGAGCCAGGACAGGCCGCCCACCTGCCCGCCAGCCCGGCCTCTTCTCCTCCACAGACCCTGCCCGCAGCCCAGGGCGGAGGctccctctgtgtgtttcct includes these proteins:
- the Hps4 gene encoding Hermansky-Pudlak syndrome 4 protein, whose protein sequence is MATTTPPETKSAAWWNYFFLYDGSKVKGEGDPTRAGICYFYPSQTLLDQQELLCGQLAGVVRCLWDLSGIPPTLIRLRNLKFAIRADGDYLWALGCGMEISDTSCKQFLDQLIGFFHFYMGPVSLAYESHPQEKLSLQWETSITQVLRSTSESHRIFNALWNLDRTKVEPLLLLKAALILQTCQRFPHVLAGCILYRGLIVNSQLPPSLTAKVLLHQTVPADQRLPGAGAAPQETGATLPPNVQITSVFLSEEEVASLHEFPVEHEARLQGSSSLYPPLDQSSPTQAEDAWASATIPEPTPHDGATVPEPTPHDGAWPSGSRAGGRLPRLEQECAGPTGLCTTACGQGSGLSSRLQKELCLSREELDSAEMHVSEAQEAFPPVPALGDLETIHTSRNAPTLPEDTAICSCLDPSPLDKLPESGRLEQLADLPLANGQTRVPGTDPLPSSSPVAFPPQHPVGVEPSVELYGNGAQENHSALAHSSRTADSQDLSPSADRILFKSSPSGCHPGLVPMNLYTHSVNGLVLSLLAEETLLSDTAAIEEVYHSSLASLNGLEVHLKETLPRDEASLTGSTYNFLHYDRIQSVLSANLPLVAAPQDRRFLQAVNLMHSDFARLPMLYEMTIRNVSTAVYACSSPAQETYFQQLAPTARSSGFPNPQDCAFSLAGKAKQKLLKHGVNLL